A DNA window from Acropora palmata chromosome 12, jaAcrPala1.3, whole genome shotgun sequence contains the following coding sequences:
- the LOC141860346 gene encoding uncharacterized protein LOC141860346 isoform X2, giving the protein MAAYERGLNMTGKPVFLLLNGDCYVRKRVVVNRREMPNFECFLDEAGSRFRMPAREIRTPGGRHRIRNLDDLQRDCSYVVVGREPFKKIEYEGKEIKPPRFGTVKLPEINFLQVNHRKYGSIQGRAQISGLRKKEETKTIIVFCNGVVTKPKRVQLKTDFKMFQVLEAVNDKVSHLSKYGAVYDLATTDGRHRISEPSQLEDNGLYVAIGRERLFDRSIPYDDLGVVTQLTPRRAGTRPKAKKRRNLAKRSPEKKSLLTDDSLASEIAPAAVMASRDVHGSGTPESQISVEPVQQSERLESSRDEGLIPDRIEAPLMSFADSLGQNFGEEKQTEDTSLTENIQDVLGDRGVPLGQLIDDKLDNAEADGRSSRGHQSRNEEDQNESYEGGRASQGRSSRNEEDQNETYEVKPSVYQASGEDREDAREIQDDKGTNEDKPIDHVAAEEVAEEEIDENSAENRMDEDRISNKEEEEQPNFEIKQPNSELAPPKGRETSEPDQ; this is encoded by the exons ATGGCCGCCTACGAAAGGGGGTTGAATATGACGGGAaagcccgtttttcttctCTTAAATGGAGACTGTTACGTGAGAAAGCGAGTGGTGGTTAACCGAAGGGAGATGCCAAATTTTGAATGTTTCCTTGATGAAGCTGGAAGCAGATTTCGTATGCCAGCTCGAGAAATACGAACCCCTGGAGGCAGGCATCGCATAAGAAACCTTGATGATCTTCAAAGAGACTGTAGTTATGTTGTTGTTGGTAGGGAGCCGTTTAAGAAAATTGA aTATGAAGGTAAGGAGATTAAACCTCCTCGCTTTGGAACTGTGAAGCTTCCAGAG ATAAATTTCCTTCAAGTGAATCATCGCAAATATGGGAGTATCCAAGGCAGAGCTCAAATCAGTGGTCTGAGAAAGAAGGAAGAAACAAAGACAATAAT tgttttttgtaATGGAGTTGTCACAAAACCAAAGAGAGTCCAATTAaaaactgatttcaaaatgttccAA GTTCTTGAAGCAGTGAATGACAAAGTCAGCCATCTAAGCAAGTATGGTGCTGTGTATGA tttAGCCACAACTGATGGACGTCATCGTATATCTGAGCCATCTCAGTTGGAGGATAATGGGCTCTATGTTGCAATAGGACGAGAGAGATT GTTCGATAGAAGTATTCCTTATGATGATCTAGGAGTTGTCACTCAGCTAACTCCAAGAAG GGCTGGAACAAGACCCAAAGCAAAAAAACGT AGGAATTTAGCCAAACGATCACCGGAAAAGAAATCGCTTTTGACAGATGACAGTTTAGCT AGTGAAATAGCTCCTGCAGCAGTGATGGCTTCCAGAGACGTCCATGGCAGTGGTACTCCTGAGTCACAGATATCAGTTGAACCTGTGCAACAATCTGAACGCTTAGAATCCAGTAGAGATGAAGGCTTGATTCCAGACCGAATAGAAGCTCCATTGATGTCTTTTGCTGATAGTCTTGGTCAAAACTTCGGTGAAGAAAAGCAGACTGAAGATACTTCCCTAACTGAAAATATCCAAGATGTTCTTGGAGACCGCGGCGTTCCACTCGGACAGCTTATTGACGATAAGCTGGACAACGCGGAAGCAG ATGGTCGTTCTTCACGAGGTCACCAGTCTAGAAATGAAGAAGATCAGAATGAAAGTTACGAAG GTGGTCGTGCTTCACAAGGTCGTTCGTCTAGAAATGAAGAAGATCAGAATGAAACTTACGAAG TAAAACCCTCCGTTTATCAAGCCAGTGGTGAGGACAGAGAAGATGCTAGAGAGATTCAAGACGACAAAG GAACAAATGAAGATAAACCGATCGATCACGTTGCGGCAGAAGAAGTGGCTGAGGAAGAGATCGATGAAAACTCGGCCGAAAATAGGATGGATGAGGACAGAATTAGCAAtaaagaagaggaagaacaaCCTAACTTTGAGATTAAACAGCCAAACAGCGAACTA GCACCTCCCAAAGGACGCGAGACAAGTGAGCCCGACCAGTAA
- the LOC141860346 gene encoding uncharacterized protein LOC141860346 isoform X1, which produces MAAYERGLNMTGKPVFLLLNGDCYVRKRVVVNRREMPNFECFLDEAGSRFRMPAREIRTPGGRHRIRNLDDLQRDCSYVVVGREPFKKIEYEGKEIKPPRFGTVKLPEINFLQVNHRKYGSIQGRAQISGLRKKEETKTIIVFCNGVVTKPKRVQLKTDFKMFQVLEAVNDKVSHLSKYGAVYDLATTDGRHRISEPSQLEDNGLYVAIGRERLFDRSIPYDDLGVVTQLTPRRAGTRPKAKKRRNLAKRSPEKKSLLTDDSLASEIAPAAVMASRDVHGSGTPESQISVEPVQQSERLESSRDEGLIPDRIEAPLMSFADSLGQNFGEEKQTEDTSLTENIQDVLGDRGVPLGQLIDDKLDNAEADGRSSRGHQSRNEEDQNESYEGRRASQGRLSRNEEDQNKTYEGGRASQGRSSRNEEDQNETYEVKPSVYQASGEDREDAREIQDDKGTNEDKPIDHVAAEEVAEEEIDENSAENRMDEDRISNKEEEEQPNFEIKQPNSELAPPKGRETSEPDQ; this is translated from the exons ATGGCCGCCTACGAAAGGGGGTTGAATATGACGGGAaagcccgtttttcttctCTTAAATGGAGACTGTTACGTGAGAAAGCGAGTGGTGGTTAACCGAAGGGAGATGCCAAATTTTGAATGTTTCCTTGATGAAGCTGGAAGCAGATTTCGTATGCCAGCTCGAGAAATACGAACCCCTGGAGGCAGGCATCGCATAAGAAACCTTGATGATCTTCAAAGAGACTGTAGTTATGTTGTTGTTGGTAGGGAGCCGTTTAAGAAAATTGA aTATGAAGGTAAGGAGATTAAACCTCCTCGCTTTGGAACTGTGAAGCTTCCAGAG ATAAATTTCCTTCAAGTGAATCATCGCAAATATGGGAGTATCCAAGGCAGAGCTCAAATCAGTGGTCTGAGAAAGAAGGAAGAAACAAAGACAATAAT tgttttttgtaATGGAGTTGTCACAAAACCAAAGAGAGTCCAATTAaaaactgatttcaaaatgttccAA GTTCTTGAAGCAGTGAATGACAAAGTCAGCCATCTAAGCAAGTATGGTGCTGTGTATGA tttAGCCACAACTGATGGACGTCATCGTATATCTGAGCCATCTCAGTTGGAGGATAATGGGCTCTATGTTGCAATAGGACGAGAGAGATT GTTCGATAGAAGTATTCCTTATGATGATCTAGGAGTTGTCACTCAGCTAACTCCAAGAAG GGCTGGAACAAGACCCAAAGCAAAAAAACGT AGGAATTTAGCCAAACGATCACCGGAAAAGAAATCGCTTTTGACAGATGACAGTTTAGCT AGTGAAATAGCTCCTGCAGCAGTGATGGCTTCCAGAGACGTCCATGGCAGTGGTACTCCTGAGTCACAGATATCAGTTGAACCTGTGCAACAATCTGAACGCTTAGAATCCAGTAGAGATGAAGGCTTGATTCCAGACCGAATAGAAGCTCCATTGATGTCTTTTGCTGATAGTCTTGGTCAAAACTTCGGTGAAGAAAAGCAGACTGAAGATACTTCCCTAACTGAAAATATCCAAGATGTTCTTGGAGACCGCGGCGTTCCACTCGGACAGCTTATTGACGATAAGCTGGACAACGCGGAAGCAG ATGGTCGTTCTTCACGAGGTCACCAGTCTAGAAATGAAGAAGATCAGAATGAAAGTTACGAAG GTCGTCGTGCTTCGCAAGGTCGTTTGTCTAGAAATGAGGAAGATCAGAATAAAACTTACGAAG GTGGTCGTGCTTCACAAGGTCGTTCGTCTAGAAATGAAGAAGATCAGAATGAAACTTACGAAG TAAAACCCTCCGTTTATCAAGCCAGTGGTGAGGACAGAGAAGATGCTAGAGAGATTCAAGACGACAAAG GAACAAATGAAGATAAACCGATCGATCACGTTGCGGCAGAAGAAGTGGCTGAGGAAGAGATCGATGAAAACTCGGCCGAAAATAGGATGGATGAGGACAGAATTAGCAAtaaagaagaggaagaacaaCCTAACTTTGAGATTAAACAGCCAAACAGCGAACTA GCACCTCCCAAAGGACGCGAGACAAGTGAGCCCGACCAGTAA
- the LOC141860297 gene encoding adenosine deaminase-like isoform X3 has translation MTLRLPKSKVELHVHLDGAVRIQTIIDLAKKKQVPLPSFEEECLRHHVSVSLGKQLSLTRFLGCFNVFYPVLINDVAAIERIAHEFCEDEALSGVLYFEVRYCPHLLCTTESVGEDNRVSPRDVVQAVIRGLKRGERDFGVKARSILCCMRDKPGWSLEILSLCQEFSKDGVVGMDLAGDDSCEKILDMNGHVQAFKVCPTSSILTGAVKACFQKHPLRRFAEDGVNFSLNSDDPLVCQTRLDLEHRVVLNEIGLSSAEITRATFNAARASFLSEDDKQELINELKIVHGVC, from the exons ATGACACTTAGATTGCCGAAGTCAAAA GTGGAACTTCATGTTCACCTAGATGGAGCCGTAAGGATACAGACTATCATTGACTTGGCAAA GAAGAAACAAGTACCTCTACCTTCATTTGAAGAGGAGTGCTTGAGACACCATGTTTCTGTCAGTTTGGGCAAACAGTTGTCCCTGACAAGATTCTTAGGATGTTTTAATGTATTCTATCCAGTCCTGAT aaaTGATGTTGCTGCAATTGAAAGAATAGCTCATGAGTTTTGTGAAGATGAGGCATTAAGTGGAGTACTATACTTTGAAGTAAGATACTGTCCTCATCTGCTTTGTACAACAGAAAGTGTTGGTGAGGATAATCGTGTATCACCAAGGGATGTTGTGCAGGCTGTGATTAGGGGACTCAAGCGAGGAGAAAGAGATTTTGGTGTCAAGGCACGATCTATTTTGTGTTGCATGAGAGACAAACCTG GTTGGTCGTTAGAAATTCTCTCTCTTTGTCAAGAGTTCTCTAAAGATGGTGTTGTAGGAATGGATTTAGCAGGAGATGATTCATGTGAGAAGATTCTTGATATGAATGGACATGTTCAGGCTTTTAAG GTTTGTCCAACTTCCAGTATACTGACTGGTGCCGTGAAAGCATGCTTCCAGAAACATCCTCTTAGACG gtttgcTGAAGACGGtgttaatttttctctgaatagtGATGATCCCCTTGTGTGCCAGACACGGTTGGATCTAGAACATCGAGTGGTGTTAAATGAGATTGGCTTAAGTTCTGCGGAAATAACTCGGGCG ACATTCAATGCGGCCAGGGCGTCCTTTCTGTCTGAGGATGACAAACAAGAACTTATTAATGAACTAAAAATTGTACATGGAGTATGCTGA
- the LOC141860297 gene encoding adenosine deaminase-like isoform X2 — translation MTLRLPKSKVELHVHLDGAVRIQTIIDLAKKKQVPLPSFEEECLRHHVSVSLGKQLSLTRFLGCFNVFYPVLINDVAAIERIAHEFCEDEALSGVLYFEVRYCPHLLCTTESVGEDNRVSPRDVVQAVIRGLKRGERDFGVKARSILCCMRDKPGWSLEILSLCQEFSKDGVVGMDLAGDDSCEKILDMNGHVQAFKEAKRLNIHRTVHAGETAPASSVKEALDILHAERIGHGYHVVQDEELYKRVVNEKIHLEVCPTSSILTGAVKACFQKHPLRRDDPLVCQTRLDLEHRVVLNEIGLSSAEITRATFNAARASFLSEDDKQELINELKIVHGVC, via the exons ATGACACTTAGATTGCCGAAGTCAAAA GTGGAACTTCATGTTCACCTAGATGGAGCCGTAAGGATACAGACTATCATTGACTTGGCAAA GAAGAAACAAGTACCTCTACCTTCATTTGAAGAGGAGTGCTTGAGACACCATGTTTCTGTCAGTTTGGGCAAACAGTTGTCCCTGACAAGATTCTTAGGATGTTTTAATGTATTCTATCCAGTCCTGAT aaaTGATGTTGCTGCAATTGAAAGAATAGCTCATGAGTTTTGTGAAGATGAGGCATTAAGTGGAGTACTATACTTTGAAGTAAGATACTGTCCTCATCTGCTTTGTACAACAGAAAGTGTTGGTGAGGATAATCGTGTATCACCAAGGGATGTTGTGCAGGCTGTGATTAGGGGACTCAAGCGAGGAGAAAGAGATTTTGGTGTCAAGGCACGATCTATTTTGTGTTGCATGAGAGACAAACCTG GTTGGTCGTTAGAAATTCTCTCTCTTTGTCAAGAGTTCTCTAAAGATGGTGTTGTAGGAATGGATTTAGCAGGAGATGATTCATGTGAGAAGATTCTTGATATGAATGGACATGTTCAGGCTTTTAAG GAAGCGAAAAGACTGAACATTCACCGAACGGTGCATGCTGGAGAGACAGCACCAGCGTCTAGCGTGAAAGAG GCCTTAGACATTCTTCATGCTGAACGAATTGGTCATGGATACCACGTGGTACAAGATGAAGAGCTTTACAAGCGGGTAGTCAACGAAAAAATTCACTTAGAG GTTTGTCCAACTTCCAGTATACTGACTGGTGCCGTGAAAGCATGCTTCCAGAAACATCCTCTTAGACG tGATGATCCCCTTGTGTGCCAGACACGGTTGGATCTAGAACATCGAGTGGTGTTAAATGAGATTGGCTTAAGTTCTGCGGAAATAACTCGGGCG ACATTCAATGCGGCCAGGGCGTCCTTTCTGTCTGAGGATGACAAACAAGAACTTATTAATGAACTAAAAATTGTACATGGAGTATGCTGA
- the LOC141860297 gene encoding adenosine deaminase-like isoform X1, whose amino-acid sequence MTLRLPKSKVELHVHLDGAVRIQTIIDLAKKKQVPLPSFEEECLRHHVSVSLGKQLSLTRFLGCFNVFYPVLINDVAAIERIAHEFCEDEALSGVLYFEVRYCPHLLCTTESVGEDNRVSPRDVVQAVIRGLKRGERDFGVKARSILCCMRDKPGWSLEILSLCQEFSKDGVVGMDLAGDDSCEKILDMNGHVQAFKEAKRLNIHRTVHAGETAPASSVKEALDILHAERIGHGYHVVQDEELYKRVVNEKIHLEVCPTSSILTGAVKACFQKHPLRRFAEDGVNFSLNSDDPLVCQTRLDLEHRVVLNEIGLSSAEITRATFNAARASFLSEDDKQELINELKIVHGVC is encoded by the exons ATGACACTTAGATTGCCGAAGTCAAAA GTGGAACTTCATGTTCACCTAGATGGAGCCGTAAGGATACAGACTATCATTGACTTGGCAAA GAAGAAACAAGTACCTCTACCTTCATTTGAAGAGGAGTGCTTGAGACACCATGTTTCTGTCAGTTTGGGCAAACAGTTGTCCCTGACAAGATTCTTAGGATGTTTTAATGTATTCTATCCAGTCCTGAT aaaTGATGTTGCTGCAATTGAAAGAATAGCTCATGAGTTTTGTGAAGATGAGGCATTAAGTGGAGTACTATACTTTGAAGTAAGATACTGTCCTCATCTGCTTTGTACAACAGAAAGTGTTGGTGAGGATAATCGTGTATCACCAAGGGATGTTGTGCAGGCTGTGATTAGGGGACTCAAGCGAGGAGAAAGAGATTTTGGTGTCAAGGCACGATCTATTTTGTGTTGCATGAGAGACAAACCTG GTTGGTCGTTAGAAATTCTCTCTCTTTGTCAAGAGTTCTCTAAAGATGGTGTTGTAGGAATGGATTTAGCAGGAGATGATTCATGTGAGAAGATTCTTGATATGAATGGACATGTTCAGGCTTTTAAG GAAGCGAAAAGACTGAACATTCACCGAACGGTGCATGCTGGAGAGACAGCACCAGCGTCTAGCGTGAAAGAG GCCTTAGACATTCTTCATGCTGAACGAATTGGTCATGGATACCACGTGGTACAAGATGAAGAGCTTTACAAGCGGGTAGTCAACGAAAAAATTCACTTAGAG GTTTGTCCAACTTCCAGTATACTGACTGGTGCCGTGAAAGCATGCTTCCAGAAACATCCTCTTAGACG gtttgcTGAAGACGGtgttaatttttctctgaatagtGATGATCCCCTTGTGTGCCAGACACGGTTGGATCTAGAACATCGAGTGGTGTTAAATGAGATTGGCTTAAGTTCTGCGGAAATAACTCGGGCG ACATTCAATGCGGCCAGGGCGTCCTTTCTGTCTGAGGATGACAAACAAGAACTTATTAATGAACTAAAAATTGTACATGGAGTATGCTGA